The nucleotide sequence CGAGCGAAATCGTGAACGTTGGCGATGAGATCAACGTCAAGGTTCTGAAGTTCGACCGTGAGCGCAATCGTGTTTCCCTGGGTCTGAAGCAGCTGGGCGAAGATCCCTGGGTGGATATCAAGGGCCGTTACCCGGAAGGTTCCAAGGTTACTGCACGCGTAACCAACCTGACCGACTACGGCTGCTTTGCCGAGCTGGAAGAGGGTGTTGAAGGTCTGGTACACGTGTCCGAAATGGACTGGACCAACAAGAACATTCATCCGTCCAAGGTTGTTCAGGTCGGTGACGAAGTAGAAGTCATGATCCTGGATATCGACGAAGAACGTCGTCGTATCTCCCTGGGTATCAAGCAGTGTGTATCCAACCCGTGGGAAGACTTCTCCAGCAAGTTCAACAAGGGCGACCGCATCTCCGGTAAGATCAAGTCCATCACTGACTTTGGTATCTTCATCGGTCTGGAAGGCGGCATCGACGGGCTGGTTCACCTGTCCGACATCAGCTGGAACGAGACTGGCGAAGAAGCCGTTCGCGAGTACAAGAAGGGCGACGAAGTCGAGACCGTTATCCTGTCTGTTGATCCCGAGCGTGAGCGTATCTCCCTGGGCATCAAGCAGCTGGAAAGCGATCCGTTCGCCGAGTTTGTTCAGCTGAACGACAAGGGCTCCATCGTCAAGGGCACTGTATCTTCTGTTGACGCCAAAGGAGCAACCGTTGCCCTGAACGACGAGGTTGAAGCGGTACTGAAGGCCTCCGAAATCAGCCGTGACCGTGTGGAAGACGCACGCAACGCGCTGAAGGAAGGCGAAGAAGTCGAAGCGAAGATCATCAGCATCGACCGCAAGAACCGCGTCATCAACCTGTCCATCAAGTCCAAGGACGTTGAAGACGACAAGCAGGCGCTGGAAAGCGTCCGCAGCAAGGCCGCTGAATCTTCTGGTGCGACCACCATCGGTGATCTCATCAAGGAGCAGATGCAGCAGCAGAACGCCAACAAGGAATAAGTTTCCTTCTGGTGTGAAAAAAACGGGCTCTAAGAGCCCGTTTTTTTTGTGTTTTTTTCTGGTTTGACTAAACTAGGACAAGAAATCACGGTAACTGACTACCGAATAATAAAGAAGAGGGAAGCGCCTCATGACGAAGTCCGAACTGGTCGAACTGATTGCTTCCAAGCAGACTCAGTTGTCTGTGAAGGATGTTGAACTTGCAGTGAAAACCATCATAGAGCACATGTCCCAGTCGCTCGCGGATGGTCAGAGAATCGAAATTCGGGGATTTGGCAGCTTTTCCCTCCATCACCGGGCGGCCCGGGTCGGGCGTAACCCCAAGACCGGTGAGGCTGTGAACTTGCCGGCAAAGTATGTGCCCCATTTCAAACCCGGGAAGGAACTCCGGGAACAGGTCAATGACAGCCTGAAAAAAGGTTTCTAGGGTCTCGCAGAGAACATGAAGATTCGGGCCTGTTGAGCCCTACGGAGTGCTTACGCTATGGCAGGATTGCAGAAAATCCTCATTATTCTGTTGGTACTGGTCCTGATTTTATTGGCACTCGTATTCTCGCTGAATAACCAGATGGCGGTCTCCCTTAATTTCCTGCTGTTCGAGACCCAACCCCACGGCGTGGCTGTCTGGATTATCATGGCGTTTGTGATTGGTGCATTATTTGGTGTGCTGATGACCATGCTGGCGACCGTGCGGACATCGGTATCCCGGCGAACCCTCAAGAAACGACTCGATCGTGCCGAGCAGGCATTGGAGAAATCCAGGGCTGAGAACGACCGGACTCTTTAATGGATATAGTGCTTCAGTGGCTGCTGCTGACCGCGGCAGTTGCGGCCGGCTGGATGGCTGGCCGGCTTGGCAGTAACAACCGCAGTTCAAAAAGCGCCATCTCTGACGAAGACTCAGTCCGCGATCGCCTCCAGTTCCTGTTTACCAATTACTCCGACCAGGCGGTCGAAAACTTCGTGCAGTCCCTCGCCGTCAACAAGGACACCGTCAGCCTGCACCTGTCCATCGGCAGTCACTTCCGGAACAAGGGCGAGACCGACCGCGCCATCCTCATTCACCAGAACCTCCTTGCCCGCCCCGAGTTGCCCGGCCGTTTTTCGCCACAGGTGACGATGGAGCTTGCCCTGGACTATCTCAATGCCGGCTTGTTGGACCGCGCCGAAGCGCTTCTGCACCAGATCATGGGTGACCGGGAATACGGCCGCGATGCCGCGCTCCAGCTGATCGAGCTGTACCAGCAGGAACGCGAGTGGGGCAAGGCCGCCGACGTGGCCCGTACCCTCGCTAAGGGCGACTCCGATGTGGTGCTGTTCAAGGCCCTGGCCTATATCACCTGTGAGCTTTCCGAGAAGGCGCTGAAACACGACGATCGATGGACAGCCCAGAAGTTGGCCAAGGAGGCCCTGGAATATGACCGCTCCTGCGTCCGCGCCACGCTGATCCTGATGAGTCTCCTGGTTCGACAAGGCAGCTTCCGGGAAGCCGGAAAGGAAAGTCTCAAGGTATTCGACCAGAACCCGGAGTTCGGGCCGGAAGCGATTGACCGCCTCATGAAGCTTGAACGAGAGCATGGCGACGTCGGCCGCCTGGTGAAAAAGCTTCGCAAACTCTACGAGAAATATCCCAGCACGAGTTTGCTTCTGGCTCTGGTAGAATCTGTCGAACGCTCTTCCGGGCGACCTGGAGCGATTGATCTGTTGCGCCAGGAGTTGGAAATCCGTCCCTCCGTGCGGGGACTGTTGAGACTGGTTGAAATGGCCGGTTACGAAAAGGGCATGACCACGGACGAAGGTCGCCTGGTCAGCCGGATCGGCCATCTGCTCCTGTCTAACCGCCCGGTTTATCGCTGCGTAAACTGCGGCTTCTCCGGCCAGCAGTTACACTGGCTCTGCCCGAGCTGCAAACAGTGGGAAACCATCCGCCCGATCCAGGGCGTGGAAGCTGAATAAACCCGTTACGATTTACCCCAGGAACCGAACCGTGCAAAACCCCTCTGACCCCAAGATCATCGTCGCCCTCGACTTCCCCTCCCAGAACCCGGCGCTGGCCCTGGTCGACCAGCTGGACCCGGCCAAATGCCGCCTGAAAGTCGGCAAGGAGCTGTTCACCCGCTCTGGTCCGCAACTGGTACAGGCGTTGCAGGGCAGGGGCTTCGATGTGTTCCTGGACCTGAAATTCCACGACATCCCGAACACCACCTCCGCCGCCGTTGCCGCTGCCGCCGATCTCGGCGTCTGGATGGTGAACGTCCACGCCTTCGGCGGTGAAAAGATGATGGTCGCCTGCCGCGAACGCCTGGAATCCTTCGGCGCAGACAAGCCCCTGCTGATCGCCGTAACTGTCCTGACCAGCATGGGAGCCGACGATCTCGCCGGCATCGGCATCACCGACTCCCCGGAAGCCCAGGTCTCACGCCTGGCAACCCTGACCCGCAACTGCGGCCTTGACGGCGTCGTCTGCTCCGCGCAGGAAGCTCCAAAGCTCAAAGCCGAGCATGGCGCCGACTTTAAACTGATCACCCCGGGTATCCGGCCGCTGGCCGCCGACAAAGGCGACCAACAACGCATCATGACTCCCACGGATGCCCTCAAAGCCGGTTCCGACTACCTCGTGATTGGCCGTCCGATTACCCAGGCGCCTGATCCATTGGCTGCTCTGGAAGCTATCCATTCTGAGGTGGTTGGCCTCTAACTTGTTTTCTGTCCCTTAATCCTGACCCAGCCTGCTGTCTTGGCGGGCTGGTGGTGTGGGGCCGCCCTCCCAAAAACCGCTACGAGCACGTCCATGTGCGCTTGTTTCA is from Marinobacter szutsaonensis and encodes:
- the pyrF gene encoding orotidine-5'-phosphate decarboxylase, translating into MQNPSDPKIIVALDFPSQNPALALVDQLDPAKCRLKVGKELFTRSGPQLVQALQGRGFDVFLDLKFHDIPNTTSAAVAAAADLGVWMVNVHAFGGEKMMVACRERLESFGADKPLLIAVTVLTSMGADDLAGIGITDSPEAQVSRLATLTRNCGLDGVVCSAQEAPKLKAEHGADFKLITPGIRPLAADKGDQQRIMTPTDALKAGSDYLVIGRPITQAPDPLAALEAIHSEVVGL
- a CDS encoding LapA family protein yields the protein MAGLQKILIILLVLVLILLALVFSLNNQMAVSLNFLLFETQPHGVAVWIIMAFVIGALFGVLMTMLATVRTSVSRRTLKKRLDRAEQALEKSRAENDRTL
- the lapB gene encoding lipopolysaccharide assembly protein LapB; its protein translation is MDIVLQWLLLTAAVAAGWMAGRLGSNNRSSKSAISDEDSVRDRLQFLFTNYSDQAVENFVQSLAVNKDTVSLHLSIGSHFRNKGETDRAILIHQNLLARPELPGRFSPQVTMELALDYLNAGLLDRAEALLHQIMGDREYGRDAALQLIELYQQEREWGKAADVARTLAKGDSDVVLFKALAYITCELSEKALKHDDRWTAQKLAKEALEYDRSCVRATLILMSLLVRQGSFREAGKESLKVFDQNPEFGPEAIDRLMKLEREHGDVGRLVKKLRKLYEKYPSTSLLLALVESVERSSGRPGAIDLLRQELEIRPSVRGLLRLVEMAGYEKGMTTDEGRLVSRIGHLLLSNRPVYRCVNCGFSGQQLHWLCPSCKQWETIRPIQGVEAE
- a CDS encoding integration host factor subunit beta — encoded protein: MTKSELVELIASKQTQLSVKDVELAVKTIIEHMSQSLADGQRIEIRGFGSFSLHHRAARVGRNPKTGEAVNLPAKYVPHFKPGKELREQVNDSLKKGF
- the rpsA gene encoding 30S ribosomal protein S1 is translated as MSESFADLFEESLKEIDMQPGSIVQGTVVDVDNDWVTVNAGLKSEGVIPASQFLNEKGELEVAVGDVVDVALDAVEDGFGETRLSREKAKRAEAWKVLEKSFEAEEVVKGVINGKVKGGFTVDLSGIRAFLPGSLVDVRPVRDTAHLENKELEFKVIKLDQKRNNVVVSRRAVLEAENSEQREALLETLTEGMEIKGIVKNLTDYGAFVDLGGVDGLLHITDMAWKRIKHPSEIVNVGDEINVKVLKFDRERNRVSLGLKQLGEDPWVDIKGRYPEGSKVTARVTNLTDYGCFAELEEGVEGLVHVSEMDWTNKNIHPSKVVQVGDEVEVMILDIDEERRRISLGIKQCVSNPWEDFSSKFNKGDRISGKIKSITDFGIFIGLEGGIDGLVHLSDISWNETGEEAVREYKKGDEVETVILSVDPERERISLGIKQLESDPFAEFVQLNDKGSIVKGTVSSVDAKGATVALNDEVEAVLKASEISRDRVEDARNALKEGEEVEAKIISIDRKNRVINLSIKSKDVEDDKQALESVRSKAAESSGATTIGDLIKEQMQQQNANKE